The genomic stretch GTTCTATCATGAGCTTGCGACAAGGCGTTGATTCGGGACTTGGATCACGTTCGTTGAGAATGACAGGAATTCATATTTGCAGACATAGTTTGAAGAGTTATATTACTCACCATGTTGAGTTGAATTTTGTAGGATGCTTCTTGTGGCTTTACTTAAAAGAGCAACGAATAAAATAGTCTTTCTAATCACCAAATAAATTTTAAGGTTTTAGATAAGACAGCTTCACTTGGTCGAAGACTAATTAAGAAATAATTCTAGAAGAGGTTAGCATTGAGTTTATGTTTGATTATAACATCTTGTCACTAATCTTTCATAAAGCCTTCATGTAGTAATCCAATCACTATGTGGATAAAACTACTATTTGATGGGCCTAATCTCATTGCCAAGACACTTATCAGCCCATATTAGATGGATCAAGGCATTTCTTTTGAGTTATAGGAGGAATTAATGAGTCAAATTACCATTACGAGGGACACTAGTTGGAAGTGGAAGTCGAATACATTCAATAGGCATCCAATTCTATTAATTACGATCTGCAGGTAAATtgctaaaggaaaattcaacattgcgATATAAATCGCATTAATGTTATATGATAAAAACAAATatatctcttctttcttttccaaTGTGCAATAAGGTTTCTGTGTGTGCAGTGAAAGCATGACTTGACTGGATGTGGAGAGAACGAGAGAGATTAGAACATATAGATCCATTGATGAGTAGAATGACTGCATTTTTCTCCCCCCACCTAATAAGAGAATGAGAGAGAGTTTGCTCTGATGTAGTAGGTTTAGTTATCGGTCTCCTCTTAATCCTGATACTGTCAAAAGAGTCTGCTCTGATGTAGTAGGTTTGGTTATCGGTCTCCTCTTAATCCTGAGACCGTCAAACGTAGTAGGCCAACCACCTCCATTTCTGCCGCCAACTACTGGTTGACAATTTCAGCTATGTGGCTTAACCATGGATGTGACGAGTTTTGTCACTGCGTCCGGAGGACTTTCTCCTTTCTTGGAGTAGAGTTGGTAGTTTGTTGGTCTGTCACATTAATCGGACGTCCACACAAtggcatggagagagagagagagagcgagagagagagagaatagctTGGGAACAGAGCAAGGTGTTTAATGGTCAACAACACAAAGGAAAGGCAGCTATCTGATGGATGATGCCATTCTATCTACTTTGTCTGTCTATTCTTCTTTAAGCACAATTCTTGTGAATACATCATTTTTAGTGCATTTGCACACTTCCTCATGGGAAAGCTTCCCTTGAATTTGTTGCCTCTCAGCACTCGAGCAATTCCAGTTGTTGCCTATAACTTTGCAAGGTAATAGCGAACTCAATGTTGATTTTGATGTCATCTTTTCTGGATTAATTTTATGTTCtatcttatttcttttcttttgtttgcttTCTTCTTCTCTGAAAATGCCACCAGAGGCTATATACTAAGATCGGGTCCCTGTTTTTGTTGGGGAAAGCAGCTCATGTACTTCAGTGATAGTGTCTCACTGACTCCTTCCTCACCCACTCCAACTGCTTTCATCCTACTTCAGTTTCGTTGGCAGCTTCGCCGCATAAATCAAATCGATCACTCCTCAATTTTCATTTCCATGTTTTCAGATTGCCACCAAATCTGCTCCTTTCAACAAAGCAACAAAGCGAGCACGACAACCATGCAAAAGAACAGAACAACTCCACACATACACTCGCATAGAGTTTTGAGTCAAGATGATACAACAATGACCACCATAATGAAGCTCCCAAGTCACAGTGCAAATTATCTACTACCGAATCAGCGAGAAACAGAGGATCATGAGCAAGAGCACTGTCTCCACCCTGGCCAAGCCTAGAGGAGCAGCAGTTTGAGCAGCATCAGCCCAGTTAGCGTCACCACGCAAGGCAGGGAGACAGTTCTGGGGCTGGATTTATTGGTGGACGGGGTAGTGGTGGACGGCGTGGTGCCGGCGGAGGGCGGGGTGGTGGTGGAGCTGGATGGAGGGGAGGGCGAGCTGGTGGAGGATGCCGTGACGGGGACCGCCACCTTCATCCCGTTGCTGCAGTGGCCGACGACCCCGCAGATGAAGTAGTACGTGCCTGCCTTGGAGAGCGTGACCGTCGTCTGCCCGTTGCTGTCGGTGCTGAGGGCGTTGCTGGCGGAGCAGGAGCTGTAGTCGGTGGCGCTCACTTGGTCTACGGTGTGTGCTCCGGCGATATAGTTGAACGCTGCAGTCGCCATGATACTGTTGAAACCTCGTCGAACATGTAGAGTGCATACAAATACAGACGTGGCGAAGGAAAGCTTACTGAGGGTGTCGCCGGTGACGAAGTTTTTCCCGGTCGTCCACTTGGAGTAATCGAACCCGTTGGTCCAACCCGTGGAATCTCCCACGGTGTAGTCGGTGGCCGCGGCCCATGTCGAGCaacagaagaggaggaggactcccAGAGCTGCGGAGGTGCTGCACCCGGCCATTCTGGGCTTCGTCCGAGAGATCGAAAGGGAGTGGACGCAGCAGAAGGGAGGCGTCGGGGTTGGGTATATAAAGCGAAGTGG from Musa acuminata AAA Group cultivar baxijiao chromosome BXJ1-3, Cavendish_Baxijiao_AAA, whole genome shotgun sequence encodes the following:
- the LOC135617885 gene encoding blue copper protein-like translates to MAGCSTSAALGVLLLFCCSTWAAATDYTVGDSTGWTNGFDYSKWTTGKNFVTGDTLTFNYIAGAHTVDQVSATDYSSCSASNALSTDSNGQTTVTLSKAGTYYFICGVVGHCSNGMKVAVPVTASSTSSPSPPSSSTTTPPSAGTTPSTTTPSTNKSSPRTVSLPCVVTLTGLMLLKLLLL